One stretch of Streptomyces peucetius DNA includes these proteins:
- a CDS encoding NADP-dependent succinic semialdehyde dehydrogenase, producing MPIATVNPATGETLKTYDALTPEEIDRRLDLARTAFAAHRTRPFGERAALLNRAADLLDEDQRDIARLMTTEMGKPIAAARAEAAKCAKVMRWYAARAEELLADEHPAAGDVEDSGAVHATVRYRPLGVVLAVMPWNFPLWQVIRFAAPALMAGNVGLLKHASNVPQTALYLEDLFHRAGYPRGCFQTLLVGSDAVEPVLRDPRVAAATLTGSEGAGRSVASVAGDEVKKTVLELGGSDAYVVMPSADLDAAVGTAVTARVQNNGQSCIAAKRFIVHTDVHDAFCERFTAAMQDLTVGDPMDEATDVGPLASERGRADLEELVDDAVGQGATARCGGRRPAHLDRGWYYEPTVLTGITDGMRIHHEEAFGPVAAVYRVADAEQAVAVANDSPFGLSSNAWTRDADEVELFSRDLEAGGVFFNGMTASHPALPFGGVKRSGYGRELSGHGIREFCNVTTLWHGTKTE from the coding sequence ATGCCCATCGCCACCGTCAACCCCGCGACCGGCGAGACGCTCAAGACCTACGACGCCCTGACCCCCGAGGAGATCGACCGCCGCCTCGACCTCGCCAGGACCGCCTTCGCCGCGCACCGCACCCGCCCCTTCGGCGAGCGCGCCGCCCTGCTGAACCGGGCCGCCGACCTGCTCGACGAGGACCAGCGGGACATCGCCCGGCTGATGACCACCGAGATGGGCAAACCGATCGCGGCCGCCCGCGCCGAGGCCGCCAAGTGCGCCAAGGTCATGAGGTGGTACGCCGCCCGGGCGGAGGAGCTGCTGGCCGACGAACACCCCGCCGCCGGTGACGTCGAGGACTCCGGAGCCGTCCATGCCACCGTCCGCTACCGGCCCCTCGGCGTCGTCCTCGCCGTCATGCCGTGGAACTTCCCCCTCTGGCAGGTGATCCGCTTCGCCGCCCCCGCACTGATGGCAGGCAACGTCGGCCTGCTCAAGCACGCCTCCAACGTGCCGCAGACCGCGCTCTACCTGGAAGACCTCTTCCACCGGGCCGGATACCCCCGAGGATGTTTCCAGACCCTGCTCGTCGGCTCCGACGCCGTCGAGCCGGTCCTGCGGGACCCCCGGGTGGCCGCCGCCACCCTGACCGGCAGCGAAGGCGCCGGCCGCTCCGTCGCCTCCGTCGCGGGCGACGAGGTCAAGAAGACGGTCCTCGAACTCGGCGGCAGCGACGCCTACGTCGTCATGCCCTCCGCCGACCTCGACGCGGCCGTCGGCACCGCCGTCACGGCCCGGGTCCAGAACAACGGCCAGTCCTGCATCGCCGCCAAGCGCTTCATCGTGCACACCGACGTCCACGACGCGTTCTGCGAGCGCTTCACCGCGGCGATGCAGGACCTGACCGTCGGCGACCCGATGGACGAAGCGACCGACGTCGGCCCCCTGGCGAGCGAACGCGGCCGGGCCGACCTCGAGGAGCTCGTCGACGACGCCGTCGGCCAGGGCGCCACGGCACGGTGCGGCGGCCGTCGCCCCGCCCACCTTGACCGCGGCTGGTACTACGAGCCCACCGTGCTGACCGGCATCACCGACGGCATGCGCATCCACCACGAAGAGGCCTTCGGTCCCGTCGCCGCCGTGTACCGCGTCGCCGACGCCGAACAGGCCGTCGCCGTCGCCAACGACAGTCCCTTCGGACTCAGCTCCAACGCCTGGACCCGCGACGCCGACGAGGTGGAGCTCTTCTCCCGGGACCTCGAGGCGGGCGGCGTCTTCTTCAACGGAATGACCGCGTCACACCCGGCCCTGCCCTTCGGCGGAGTCAAACGGTCCGGCTACGGCCGTGAACTGTCCGGCCACGGCATCCGGGAGTTCTGCAACGTCACGACCCTGTGGCACGGCACGAAGACGGAGTAG
- the nagB gene encoding glucosamine-6-phosphate deaminase — MEVVIVPDSAAGGELIAEAMADLLRRKPDALLGVATGSTPLPIYEALAAKVAAKEVDASRARICQLDEYVGLPAGHPESYRSVVLREVVEPLGLDEDSFMGPDGAAEDVAAACVAYDRALAEAGGVDLQLLGIGTDGHIGFNEPCSSLASRTRIKTLTHRTRVDNARFFDGDIEEVPHHVITQGIGTILEARHLVLLATGEAKADAVTLAVEGPLSALVPASALQLHPHATVVVDEAAASGLKLADYFRATYAAKPDWQGI; from the coding sequence GTGGAAGTTGTCATCGTTCCGGATTCCGCCGCGGGCGGCGAACTGATCGCCGAAGCCATGGCCGACCTGCTGCGACGCAAGCCCGACGCCCTCCTCGGTGTCGCCACGGGGTCGACCCCGCTGCCGATCTACGAGGCGCTCGCGGCGAAGGTCGCGGCCAAGGAGGTCGACGCCTCCCGAGCCCGCATTTGCCAGCTCGACGAGTACGTGGGCCTTCCCGCCGGACACCCCGAGTCGTACCGCTCGGTCGTGCTGCGCGAGGTCGTCGAACCGCTCGGGCTGGACGAGGACTCCTTCATGGGGCCCGACGGCGCGGCCGAGGACGTCGCCGCCGCCTGCGTCGCCTACGACCGCGCGCTGGCCGAGGCCGGGGGCGTGGATCTCCAGCTCCTGGGCATCGGCACGGACGGGCACATCGGGTTCAACGAGCCCTGCTCCTCGCTCGCGTCCCGCACCCGGATCAAGACGCTCACCCACCGGACCCGCGTCGACAACGCCCGGTTCTTCGACGGCGACATCGAGGAGGTCCCCCACCACGTCATCACCCAGGGCATCGGCACCATCCTGGAGGCCCGCCACCTGGTGCTGCTCGCCACCGGCGAGGCCAAGGCCGACGCCGTGACGCTCGCCGTCGAGGGCCCGCTCTCCGCACTGGTGCCCGCCTCCGCGCTGCAGCTTCACCCGCACGCGACGGTCGTCGTCGACGAGGCGGCGGCTTCCGGTCTGAAGCTCGCCGACTACTTCCGCGCGACGTACGCGGCGAAGCCGGACTGGCAGGGCATCTGA
- a CDS encoding TIGR03557 family F420-dependent LLM class oxidoreductase, whose amino-acid sequence MVQFGYTMMTEQAGPRELVAHAVGAEKAGFDFSVISDHYFPWLASQGHAPYAWSVLGAAARATSRIPLMTYVTCPTIRYHPAVVAQKAATVQLLSQGRFRLGLGSGENLNEHVVGADWPAAHVRLDMLDEAAGIIRRLLDGEHVTHHGAHFDVVDAKLWDVPEDRVPIGIAVSGDRSCAVAGRNADLVIATEPKRELLDAFDRYGGTGKPRVGQLPVCYDTDRDAAVKRAHDQFRWAVGGWRVNAELPGHLSFEQATELVTPDDVAETVPCGDDIATFTDAVRAYVDAGFTEVALVQVGGDQQEPFFRWAQDELLPALREL is encoded by the coding sequence ATGGTGCAGTTCGGATACACGATGATGACCGAGCAGGCAGGGCCCCGCGAACTTGTGGCACACGCGGTCGGCGCGGAGAAGGCCGGATTCGACTTCTCCGTCATCTCCGACCACTACTTCCCCTGGCTCGCCTCACAGGGCCACGCCCCCTACGCCTGGAGCGTCCTCGGAGCCGCCGCCCGGGCCACCTCGCGGATCCCGCTCATGACGTACGTCACCTGCCCCACCATCCGCTACCACCCCGCGGTCGTCGCCCAGAAGGCGGCGACCGTGCAACTCCTGTCCCAGGGACGCTTCCGGCTCGGACTCGGCTCGGGGGAGAACCTCAACGAACACGTCGTCGGCGCCGACTGGCCCGCCGCCCACGTACGCCTCGACATGCTCGACGAAGCCGCCGGCATCATCCGCCGGCTCCTCGACGGGGAGCACGTCACCCACCACGGCGCCCACTTCGACGTCGTCGACGCCAAACTGTGGGACGTACCCGAGGACCGCGTACCGATCGGCATCGCCGTCTCCGGCGACCGGTCCTGCGCCGTCGCCGGCCGGAACGCCGACCTCGTCATCGCCACCGAACCGAAACGCGAACTCCTCGACGCCTTCGACCGCTACGGCGGCACCGGCAAACCCCGCGTCGGCCAGCTGCCCGTCTGCTACGACACCGACCGCGACGCCGCCGTGAAACGGGCCCACGACCAGTTCCGGTGGGCCGTCGGCGGCTGGCGCGTCAACGCCGAACTGCCCGGCCACCTCTCCTTCGAACAGGCCACCGAACTCGTCACCCCGGACGACGTCGCCGAGACCGTCCCCTGCGGCGACGACATCGCCACGTTCACGGATGCGGTCCGCGCCTACGTCGACGCCGGCTTCACCGAGGTCGCCCTCGTCCAGGTCGGCGGCGACCAGCAGGAACCCTTCTTCCGCTGGGCGCAGGACGAACTGCTGCCGGCCCTGCGCGAACTGTGA
- a CDS encoding heavy metal translocating P-type ATPase — MVPPTSPTSPPAAPVRDTTAPAATSPVAAPGRRRTRLLALPEVRWAALSAAAFLCALPLDLGGAPAWAWGPLYALCYVAGGWEPGWAGLRALREKTLDVDLLMVVAAAGAAAIGQFLDGGLLIVIFAVSGALEALATRRTADSVSGLLDLAPARAVRLTDGGQEVVDVAELRVGDTVFVRPGERLPADGAVVEGASEIDQATITGEPLPVGRAAGDTVFAGTLNGTGSLRVRVDADAAESVIARIVAMVEEASATKAPTQLFIEKIEQRYSGAVVVATLALLTVPLAFGADFTSTLLRAMTFMIVASPCAVVLATMPPLLSAIANAGRHGVLVKSAVAMERLASVNRVALDKTGTLTEGAPRVAGVHPLPSGGLDEETVLTLAAAAEVHSEHPLGRAVVAAARERGLRLPEAREFDSEPGRGVSAVVSGRTVRVGSPAALLTGECAAVTEAEAEGRTAVVVEADGEPVAVLAVDDRLRAGAPEAVAALARLTGTGPTLLTGDNPRAAARVAGEVGITDVRAELLPQDKVAAVRDWERAGDRVLVVGDGVNDAPALAAASAGVAMGRAGSDLALESADAVVVRDEAAAVPAVVALSRRARRLVVQNLVIASVCIGVLVVWDLAWHLPLPLGVAGHEGSTVLVGLNGLRLLRESAWRDASAA; from the coding sequence ATGGTCCCCCCGACGTCTCCGACGTCCCCGCCCGCCGCGCCGGTACGCGACACCACCGCACCCGCGGCGACCTCGCCGGTGGCGGCGCCGGGCAGACGGCGCACCCGGCTCCTCGCGCTGCCCGAGGTCCGCTGGGCGGCACTGTCCGCCGCCGCGTTCCTGTGCGCCCTGCCCCTCGACCTCGGCGGCGCTCCGGCCTGGGCGTGGGGCCCGCTCTACGCGCTCTGCTACGTGGCCGGCGGCTGGGAACCCGGCTGGGCCGGCCTCCGGGCCCTGCGCGAGAAGACCCTCGACGTGGACCTGCTGATGGTCGTGGCCGCCGCCGGAGCCGCGGCCATCGGGCAGTTCCTCGACGGCGGGCTGCTGATCGTCATCTTCGCGGTGTCCGGCGCGCTGGAGGCGCTCGCCACCCGGCGCACCGCCGACTCCGTCAGCGGCCTGCTCGACCTCGCACCGGCCCGGGCGGTACGCCTCACGGACGGCGGCCAGGAGGTCGTGGACGTCGCGGAACTCCGTGTCGGCGACACCGTGTTCGTACGGCCGGGAGAGCGGCTGCCCGCCGACGGGGCCGTGGTCGAGGGCGCCAGCGAGATCGACCAGGCGACCATCACGGGCGAGCCGCTCCCCGTGGGGCGCGCCGCCGGCGACACCGTCTTCGCCGGAACGCTGAACGGCACCGGCTCCCTGCGCGTCCGGGTCGACGCGGACGCCGCCGAATCGGTGATCGCCCGGATCGTGGCCATGGTCGAGGAGGCGAGCGCGACCAAGGCACCCACCCAGCTGTTCATCGAAAAGATCGAACAGCGCTACTCCGGTGCCGTCGTGGTCGCCACCCTCGCCCTGCTGACCGTGCCGCTGGCCTTCGGCGCCGACTTCACCAGCACACTGCTGCGCGCCATGACGTTCATGATCGTGGCCTCGCCGTGCGCCGTCGTTCTCGCCACCATGCCGCCGCTGCTGTCCGCGATCGCCAACGCGGGCCGCCACGGAGTGCTCGTCAAGTCCGCCGTGGCGATGGAGCGTCTGGCGTCCGTCAACCGGGTCGCACTCGACAAGACGGGCACGCTGACCGAGGGCGCACCGCGCGTCGCCGGGGTGCACCCCCTGCCGTCGGGCGGCCTCGACGAGGAGACCGTACTGACACTCGCCGCAGCGGCAGAGGTCCACAGCGAGCATCCTCTCGGCCGCGCGGTCGTCGCGGCGGCACGCGAACGCGGTCTGCGGCTGCCGGAGGCGCGGGAGTTCGACTCGGAGCCCGGACGCGGTGTGTCGGCGGTCGTCTCGGGCCGCACCGTACGCGTCGGCAGCCCTGCCGCGTTGCTGACCGGCGAGTGCGCGGCGGTCACAGAGGCGGAGGCCGAAGGGCGTACGGCGGTCGTGGTCGAGGCGGACGGCGAGCCCGTCGCCGTGCTGGCCGTCGACGACCGGCTCAGGGCCGGCGCACCGGAGGCCGTCGCCGCCCTCGCCAGGCTCACCGGCACCGGACCGACACTGCTCACCGGCGACAACCCGCGGGCGGCGGCGCGCGTGGCGGGCGAGGTCGGCATCACCGACGTACGTGCCGAACTGCTGCCGCAGGACAAGGTCGCCGCGGTACGGGATTGGGAACGGGCCGGCGACAGGGTGCTGGTCGTCGGCGACGGCGTCAACGACGCCCCCGCGCTGGCCGCGGCGAGCGCCGGTGTCGCGATGGGCCGGGCCGGCTCCGACCTGGCGCTGGAGAGCGCGGACGCCGTCGTCGTCCGTGACGAGGCCGCCGCCGTCCCAGCGGTCGTGGCCCTGTCGCGGCGGGCCCGCCGGCTCGTCGTGCAGAACCTCGTCATCGCGTCCGTGTGCATCGGCGTCCTGGTCGTCTGGGACCTGGCCTGGCACCTGCCGCTCCCGCTCGGCGTCGCGGGCCACGAGGGCTCCACGGTCCTCGTGGGCCTCAACGGCCTCCGCCTGCTCCGTGAGTCGGCGTGGCGTGACGCGTCGGCGGCGTGA
- a CDS encoding energy-coupling factor ABC transporter ATP-binding protein has translation MIVELVDAGYAYEDGPAVLSGVGLGLAEGRSTALLGRNGSGKTTLLRLLSGGLRPATGRLRLCGEPVTYDRAGLTRLRTTVQLVLQDPDDQLFAASVEQDVSFGPMNLGLDEDEVRARVDESLAAMDIVALRDRPTHLLSYGQRKRAAIAGAVAMRPRVLILDEPTAGLDPHGQERLLEVLGGLGAAGTTVVMATHDVDLALRWADDAAVLTPDGLRTGPARELLADRALLDAARLRMPWGTAVAELLRAHGLLGGGQEGPRTAEELAGWPPGGGVAGRVPAPPRTSSRG, from the coding sequence GTGATCGTGGAACTCGTCGACGCCGGTTACGCCTACGAGGACGGACCCGCCGTGCTCAGCGGCGTCGGTCTCGGCCTTGCGGAGGGCAGATCGACCGCGCTGCTCGGACGCAACGGCAGCGGCAAGACGACCCTGCTGCGGCTGCTGAGCGGCGGGCTGCGGCCCGCGACCGGCCGGCTGCGCCTGTGCGGCGAGCCGGTGACCTACGACCGGGCCGGGCTGACCCGGCTCCGTACGACGGTGCAGCTGGTTCTGCAGGACCCGGACGACCAGTTGTTCGCGGCATCCGTCGAGCAGGACGTGTCGTTCGGGCCGATGAACCTCGGACTGGACGAGGACGAGGTACGGGCCCGGGTGGACGAGTCCCTGGCCGCGATGGACATCGTGGCGCTGCGCGACCGGCCCACGCATCTGCTCTCGTACGGGCAGCGCAAACGGGCCGCGATCGCCGGCGCGGTGGCGATGCGGCCGCGGGTGCTGATCCTGGACGAGCCGACCGCGGGGCTCGATCCGCACGGGCAGGAGCGGCTGCTCGAGGTGCTCGGTGGTCTGGGGGCGGCGGGGACGACGGTCGTCATGGCGACGCACGACGTCGATCTCGCCCTCCGCTGGGCCGACGACGCCGCCGTGCTGACCCCGGACGGCCTGCGGACCGGGCCGGCGCGTGAACTCCTGGCCGACCGGGCTCTGCTGGACGCGGCGCGACTGCGCATGCCGTGGGGCACGGCGGTCGCGGAACTGCTGCGGGCGCACGGGCTGCTGGGCGGCGGGCAGGAAGGTCCGCGTACGGCGGAGGAGTTGGCGGGGTGGCCGCCGGGCGGCGGAGTGGCCGGGCGGGTCCCCGCCCCGCCCCGGACCTCGTCGCGGGGCTGA
- a CDS encoding peptidoglycan-binding protein, whose translation MATPLSADQLLRALRNEGLRVVEHRSWRTHNRNHKGPWGPTHGVMIHHTVTSGTSNSVELCYNGYSGLPGPLCHGVIAKDGTVYLVGNGRANHAGSGDDDVLRAVISESATLPSDNEANTDGNRHFYGFECINMGDGKDPWPAAQLEAIEKAAAAICRAHGWTHRSVIGHLEWQPGKVDPRGFGMESMRSRVRERLGGDPSGPPPAPRYEPYPGAAFFQVGRRSAIITAMGKRLVAEGCGRYEVGPGPNWTDADRKSYAAWQRKLGYSGSDADGIPGKTSWDKLKVPNV comes from the coding sequence ATGGCAACGCCTCTGTCCGCAGACCAACTTCTCAGAGCGTTACGCAATGAAGGACTGCGCGTCGTCGAGCACCGGAGCTGGCGCACACACAACCGGAATCACAAAGGACCCTGGGGGCCCACGCACGGGGTGATGATCCATCACACGGTGACATCGGGCACCTCCAACTCCGTGGAGCTCTGCTACAACGGCTACTCCGGCCTGCCCGGTCCGCTCTGTCACGGGGTGATCGCCAAGGACGGGACGGTCTATCTCGTCGGCAACGGCAGGGCGAACCATGCCGGTTCCGGGGACGACGACGTACTGCGGGCCGTGATCAGCGAGTCGGCGACGCTGCCGTCCGACAACGAGGCCAACACCGACGGCAACCGCCACTTCTACGGCTTCGAGTGCATCAACATGGGGGACGGCAAGGACCCGTGGCCGGCGGCGCAGCTGGAGGCCATCGAGAAGGCCGCGGCCGCGATCTGCCGGGCGCACGGGTGGACGCACCGCTCGGTCATCGGGCATCTGGAGTGGCAGCCGGGGAAGGTCGACCCGCGGGGCTTCGGCATGGAATCCATGCGCAGCCGGGTCCGGGAGAGACTCGGTGGTGACCCGTCCGGTCCACCACCCGCGCCCAGATACGAGCCGTATCCCGGGGCGGCGTTCTTCCAGGTCGGCCGGCGCAGCGCGATCATCACGGCCATGGGCAAGCGCCTGGTGGCCGAAGGGTGCGGGCGCTACGAGGTGGGGCCGGGGCCCAACTGGACGGACGCGGACCGCAAGTCGTACGCGGCGTGGCAGCGCAAGCTCGGCTACTCGGGCAGTGACGCGGACGGCATTCCGGGGAAGACGAGCTGGGACAAGCTGAAGGTCCCCAACGTCTGA
- a CDS encoding ArsR/SmtB family transcription factor, which yields MGHGVSDDKATPAAHLDADSAATIAATLQALATPSRLMILTRLRQGPCGVTELAEAVDMEQSAVSHQLRLLRALSLVSGNRQGRRIEYSLYDNHVAQLLDEAVYHIEHLRLGARDLPGPAGTEAPAAHR from the coding sequence ATGGGACACGGAGTCAGCGACGACAAGGCCACCCCGGCCGCTCACCTGGACGCGGACTCCGCGGCGACCATCGCGGCCACGCTCCAGGCCCTGGCGACACCCTCCCGCCTGATGATCCTCACCCGGCTGCGTCAGGGGCCCTGCGGGGTGACCGAACTGGCGGAGGCCGTCGACATGGAGCAGTCCGCCGTCTCCCACCAGTTGCGGCTGCTGCGCGCCCTGAGTCTCGTCTCCGGCAACCGGCAGGGCCGCCGCATCGAGTACAGCCTGTACGACAACCATGTCGCCCAGCTTCTCGACGAGGCGGTCTACCACATCGAACACCTCAGGCTGGGCGCACGGGACCTGCCCGGACCGGCCGGTACCGAGGCCCCTGCGGCACACCGCTGA
- a CDS encoding isochorismatase family cysteine hydrolase, translated as MGSALVVIDMINTYDHADADLLLPSVTRVVPAVVRLLERARSRPVPVIYVNDNFGEWRSHHGEILHTALSGDHADLVEPLRPDDDSLFVVKARHSIFYETPLAYLLGQLDVRHVVLCGQVTEQCILYSALDAHIRHLHVSVPRDAVAHIHEDLADAALRMMERNMGADIVTVDTVRL; from the coding sequence ATGGGCAGCGCACTCGTCGTCATCGACATGATCAACACCTACGACCATGCCGACGCCGACCTGCTGCTGCCCTCCGTCACCCGGGTCGTGCCCGCCGTCGTACGGCTCCTCGAACGCGCACGCAGCCGGCCCGTCCCCGTCATCTACGTCAACGACAACTTCGGCGAATGGCGCTCCCACCACGGCGAGATCCTGCACACCGCCCTGTCGGGCGACCACGCCGACCTCGTCGAACCGCTACGGCCCGACGACGACTCGCTGTTCGTCGTCAAGGCCCGCCACTCCATCTTCTACGAGACGCCCCTGGCCTACCTGCTCGGCCAGCTCGACGTCCGGCACGTCGTGCTCTGCGGGCAGGTCACCGAGCAGTGCATCCTCTACTCGGCCCTCGACGCCCACATCCGCCATCTCCACGTGAGCGTGCCGCGCGACGCGGTGGCCCACATCCACGAGGACCTCGCCGACGCCGCGCTGCGGATGATGGAACGCAACATGGGCGCGGACATCGTCACCGTCGACACCGTCCGCCTGTGA
- a CDS encoding CPBP family intramembrane glutamic endopeptidase: MLLVANVGDPCTAMWMLLLAVVVLAAANALNDLLAPGWYVPVCVVAAVLLVLIARRSGLTWEDLGLGRAAARRGLRWGLVLVGAVLVVLSVGLALPFAREAFQDERAAGLSSEELVYRVLVHVPLGTVLLEEIAFRGVLWAMVWRRWGPVWATVVSSVFFGLWHVQPSRGLTRANAAAQAVFGVGQVGVALSVTAAVVGTALAGVLLCELRRRSGSLIPPVALHCALNSAGYALAWAASRWWG, translated from the coding sequence ATGCTGCTCGTCGCGAACGTCGGCGATCCTTGTACGGCCATGTGGATGCTGCTCTTGGCCGTCGTGGTGCTCGCGGCCGCGAACGCGCTCAACGACCTGCTCGCGCCCGGTTGGTACGTGCCGGTCTGTGTAGTTGCGGCTGTGCTGCTGGTGTTGATCGCCCGCCGGTCCGGCCTCACTTGGGAGGATCTGGGGCTCGGCAGGGCCGCGGCCCGCCGCGGTCTGCGTTGGGGCCTGGTCCTGGTCGGAGCGGTTCTCGTGGTCTTGTCGGTGGGCCTGGCACTGCCGTTCGCCCGGGAGGCATTCCAGGACGAGCGGGCCGCGGGCCTGTCTTCCGAAGAACTGGTGTACCGCGTACTGGTCCACGTACCGCTCGGCACGGTGCTGCTTGAGGAGATCGCATTCCGCGGCGTGCTTTGGGCCATGGTTTGGCGACGGTGGGGGCCTGTATGGGCCACCGTCGTCTCCTCGGTGTTCTTCGGGCTCTGGCACGTACAGCCGTCACGCGGGCTCACGCGCGCGAACGCGGCGGCCCAAGCGGTCTTCGGAGTCGGCCAGGTCGGTGTCGCCCTGTCCGTGACGGCGGCGGTCGTCGGCACCGCCCTCGCCGGTGTGCTTCTCTGCGAGCTCCGCCGTCGCTCCGGCAGCCTCATCCCACCCGTGGCGCTGCACTGCGCCCTCAACAGTGCGGGTTACGCACTCGCCTGGGCGGCGAGTCGCTGGTGGGGCTGA
- a CDS encoding DUF2785 domain-containing protein, with protein sequence MTQIDLIRWQNIHAADCAPPSDRPLEALVDELAAALRDPDPEIRDGVPYVVLRTWIQRRVIDGRLGARLGAVMAERFGDPDIQARTFAPLVLDMLVSRGDYDPAWLAAFSRWYPTEQDLRGHDPVLGWLHAVAHGADLLGSFGTHAAVRPTDMISLATERLLARNEYVFAQQEDDRLAQAMALVLTRPEVDEHQALAWLDTVENDFEGLPSGPLPAYAANCLRTLRTLYLVADLGVRRSRDAAPVVLPHRDALKRRLAEVMAPVFQHA encoded by the coding sequence GTGACTCAGATCGACCTCATACGCTGGCAGAACATCCACGCTGCCGACTGCGCCCCTCCTTCCGATCGGCCGCTCGAGGCCCTGGTGGACGAACTCGCGGCAGCCTTGCGCGACCCCGACCCGGAGATACGGGACGGGGTCCCGTACGTGGTGTTGCGGACGTGGATCCAGCGGAGGGTGATCGACGGACGCCTGGGAGCACGCCTGGGTGCGGTGATGGCGGAGCGGTTCGGCGATCCCGACATACAGGCCCGGACCTTCGCGCCGCTCGTCCTCGACATGCTGGTCAGCCGCGGGGACTACGACCCTGCGTGGCTGGCCGCCTTCTCCCGCTGGTATCCGACCGAGCAGGACCTGCGCGGTCACGATCCGGTGCTGGGCTGGCTGCACGCCGTCGCTCACGGCGCCGACCTGCTGGGCAGCTTCGGCACCCACGCGGCCGTTCGACCCACGGACATGATCTCCCTGGCAACGGAACGCCTCCTGGCCAGGAACGAGTACGTCTTCGCCCAACAGGAGGACGACCGCCTTGCGCAGGCGATGGCGCTCGTCCTGACCCGCCCCGAAGTCGACGAGCACCAGGCCCTCGCCTGGCTGGACACCGTCGAGAACGACTTCGAAGGCCTCCCCTCCGGCCCGCTGCCCGCGTACGCCGCCAACTGCCTGCGCACGTTGCGCACGCTGTATCTCGTGGCCGACCTCGGCGTACGGCGGTCACGCGACGCAGCACCGGTGGTGCTCCCGCACCGCGACGCTCTCAAGCGGCGTCTGGCCGAGGTGATGGCCCCAGTGTTCCAGCACGCCTGA
- a CDS encoding DinB family protein → MTRSERLADQLDRHWHKNLRPRLHGLADEEYFWEPVRGCWSIRPRGTAAPLSAGSEEWTMDSASPDPVQAPVTTIAWRLAHIIVSCLGYRVGWHFGGQDVDSQTFAYAGTADEALKQLDEMYGRWNAGVRELSDADLENPPTVGPERFPMEGIVLHVNRELIHHGAEICLLRDLYRWQDGAVPRRI, encoded by the coding sequence ATGACAAGAAGCGAGCGACTCGCGGACCAGCTGGACCGGCACTGGCACAAGAACCTGCGGCCGCGGCTGCACGGTCTTGCAGATGAGGAGTACTTCTGGGAGCCGGTGCGCGGCTGCTGGAGCATCCGCCCACGTGGCACGGCCGCACCGCTGTCGGCAGGCTCGGAGGAATGGACGATGGACTCCGCGTCCCCTGACCCGGTGCAGGCGCCGGTGACCACGATTGCCTGGCGGCTGGCCCACATCATCGTCTCCTGCCTGGGCTATCGGGTCGGATGGCACTTCGGCGGCCAGGACGTCGACTCCCAGACATTCGCCTACGCGGGGACCGCCGACGAGGCGCTGAAACAGCTCGATGAGATGTATGGGAGATGGAACGCGGGGGTCCGCGAGCTCTCGGACGCCGACCTGGAGAATCCGCCCACGGTGGGTCCCGAGCGGTTTCCCATGGAGGGCATCGTCCTGCACGTCAACAGGGAGCTGATCCATCACGGCGCCGAGATTTGCCTGCTGCGCGACCTCTACCGCTGGCAGGACGGAGCCGTACCGCGCCGAATATGA